The sequence below is a genomic window from Desulfovibrio sp. Fe33.
CCGGTTCACCCACAAGGTCTTCGGCCTGCCGGAAGAGCTCGCGCAACCGGCTTAAGAGAAGGCGCCTCCGGCGGCCGGGGAAAGGAGAGGAAACAACCCTTTTCAAAGGGTTTTTCCTCTCCTTTCCCCGGCCGCCGGAGGCAAAAAAAAGACCAGCCCGACAGTGATGCCGGGCTGGTCTTTTATGTTGTGTCGATGGGCGTTTAGTCCCAGGTGCGCTTGTCTTCGATGGGCCGGATCTGCGGGGGCAGGGTTCCGGGGGCGAGGACCTTGAGGATGGGGCGCAGCTTGATCTTCTCGCGGAAGAGGTGGAGCAGCTCGTCCTCCTGGTTGAACTGGCCCGCCTCGATGGACAGGATCATTTCGTCGATGCCGCCGGGGTTGGTGACTTCGATCTGCCAGCGCTTGACCTCTTCGAACCGGGCCATGACCTGCTCGACCTGGTGGGGGTAGACGAACATGCCCTTGATGCGGGCGGTGGTGTCTACGCGGCCGACGATGCCGCCCAGGCGCGGGGAGGTGCGGCCGCAGGCGCACGGAGCGCGGTCCAGGTAGCCGAGATCGCCGGTGGCGAGTCGGATGAGCGGGTAGGTGCGGTTGAAGGCGGTGACCACGATTTCGCCGACTTCGCCGTCCTTGAGCGGAATGCCGGTGTCGGGATGGCAGATTTCGACGTAGGCGCGGTTGGACAGGTGCAGGCCGGACTTGTGGAAGCATTCGTAACCGATGCAGCCCACGTCGGCGGTGCCGTAGCCCTGGCGCATGATGCAGTCGAACTTCTTTTCCAGGGTGGAGCGCATCTTTTCGGAGAATTTTTCGCCGGTGACGAAGGCGACTTCGAGGAAGAGGTCCTTGCGCAGGGAGAGACCGGCCTCTTCGGCTTTCTGGGCCAGGTGCATGAGGTAGCTGGGCGTGCCGACGTAGCCGGTAACGCGGAGCTTCTGCATGATCTCGATCTGCGAGTTGGTGTTGCCCGGACCGGCGGGAACCACGGCGCAGGAAAGGTTGCGCAGGGGTTCTTCAAACATGAGGCCCGCGGGCGCCAGATGGTAGTTGAAGGTGATCTGGGCCAGGTCGCCGGAGCGGAAGCCCGCGGCGTAGAAGCCTTCGGTCCAGCCCCAATAGTCCTCGGAACGGTCTTCGGGGTCGAAGATCGGGCCGGGGGAAAGGAACACGCGCTGCAATTCGCCAAGGTCCTTGGTCAGCAGCCCGCCGAGGCGGGGACCCATGGACTGGAGGAAAATGAGTTCCTTTTTCTTTATGATGGGGATATGTTTGAGGTCGTTCAGCGTGCGGAATTTGTCCACGTTGAACTGTGCGCGGTCGAACCGCTTCTTTACGTCCTCGGAGTATCGATAGGCGTAGGAGAGCAGCTCTTTCAACTGCAACTGGCAATACTGCCTGCGTTCGGACTCGTCGAGGACCTCGCGGCGGGAGTAAATCCCTTCGGTGCGGTCTTTTCGTGTCATATTTGTGCTCCTTGGTGGCTTAATTCCAATAACGGATGGGAGCGGGAATAT
It includes:
- a CDS encoding phenylacetate--CoA ligase family protein — encoded protein: MTRKDRTEGIYSRREVLDESERRQYCQLQLKELLSYAYRYSEDVKKRFDRAQFNVDKFRTLNDLKHIPIIKKKELIFLQSMGPRLGGLLTKDLGELQRVFLSPGPIFDPEDRSEDYWGWTEGFYAAGFRSGDLAQITFNYHLAPAGLMFEEPLRNLSCAVVPAGPGNTNSQIEIMQKLRVTGYVGTPSYLMHLAQKAEEAGLSLRKDLFLEVAFVTGEKFSEKMRSTLEKKFDCIMRQGYGTADVGCIGYECFHKSGLHLSNRAYVEICHPDTGIPLKDGEVGEIVVTAFNRTYPLIRLATGDLGYLDRAPCACGRTSPRLGGIVGRVDTTARIKGMFVYPHQVEQVMARFEEVKRWQIEVTNPGGIDEMILSIEAGQFNQEDELLHLFREKIKLRPILKVLAPGTLPPQIRPIEDKRTWD